The Alicyclobacillus macrosporangiidus CPP55 genome segment ATCAGTATCAGCGAAGCAAATCTACCACTGTGTTCGATGGACGGCATCAGTAGATTCTTTAATGCCTCAAATCCACCCATCTTGTCGATGAAATCCATGAACGGAGTAAACAGGACGAACTGAAAGAATATCCAGAGTAGAGGTTTGGCGCCTTCTACGAAGGTATCCGCGAGCTCGTTGGGTGACATTCTCCCTGCCAATCCGGTGACGAGCGCCGTGAAGAGAATGACGAAAATCGCGAACCCGGCTCCGCCTTTTGTCGCGATGCCGTAGATGATAAGGCCGACGAGGGAAATGAGGAAGACCAACGTGGACTGCTTAGCGATGGTAAGTTGTTTCGCATCAGGCTGCTCCTGCTGATTGAACGACATCAAATCTTCTTCGGAATATGGGAATGTCAAGAGCGTTGTACTGGCAATCTTTTTACTATAGACAAAGCTGATGATCCACAGGATGACCGCAACCGGGAGCCCGGCAAATAGTAAGTACTGTGGGTAGCTGAGTCCTGTTAGTTGCATGAAGGTGATTACTGGGGGGGAAAACGGGCCTATCAGCAATCCTGCAATCCCAGCTCCATGAAATAGGATGGCTACGACACTGGAAGAAAGTCCGGCCGCCGCGACTACAGGAATGACTACAGGGGCAATGACGGCGTTTCCGCCTGCCAATGTGCC includes the following:
- a CDS encoding TRAP transporter large permease subunit; the encoded protein is MIHAPSLWGLIPLVVFIITIFRRWNPIASIVVSMIVGAILSGSSFTDIAKEIGTNGMTNFLAYIGLVIIAGGGLGRIAERTGVSRNLVTFIINKVGVNTRTKAMLGTMLASTVMAGLFGTLAGGNAVIAPVVIPVVAAAGLSSSVVAILFHGAGIAGLLIGPFSPPVITFMQLTGLSYPQYLLFAGLPVAVILWIISFVYSKKIASTTLLTFPYSEEDLMSFNQQEQPDAKQLTIAKQSTLVFLISLVGLIIYGIATKGGAGFAIFVILFTALVTGLAGRMSPNELADTFVEGAKPLLWIFFQFVLFTPFMDFIDKMGGFEALKNLLMPSIEHSGRFASLILMTIVNLVGIPGAAVAHSVLMNKMFIGPVKAAHIPMTIWALALLVGSQMPFFLYPTGDAIGSMGIARSKDLKNIVLFGVITAVAVFLLLVVFALFM